The Streptococcus sp. VT 162 genome has a window encoding:
- a CDS encoding glutamate racemase: MDNRPIGFLDSGVGGLTVVRELMRQLPHEEIVYIGDSARAPYGPRPAEQIREYTWQLVNFLLTKDVKMIVIACNTATAVVWEEIKAQLDIPVLGVILPGASAAIKSSQGGKIGVIGTPMTVQSDIYRQKIHDLDPDLQVESLACPKFAPLVESGALSTSVTKKVVYETLRPLVGKVDSLILGCTHYPLLRPIIQNVMGPKVQLIDSGAECVRDISVLLNYFEINRSRDAGPLQHRFYTTANSQSFAQIGAEWLEKEIHVEHVTL, encoded by the coding sequence ATGGATAATCGACCAATTGGTTTTTTGGATTCGGGTGTCGGGGGCTTGACTGTTGTTCGTGAGCTCATGCGCCAGCTTCCCCATGAAGAAATCGTCTATATTGGAGATTCGGCACGGGCACCCTATGGTCCCCGTCCTGCTGAGCAAATCCGTGAATATACTTGGCAGTTGGTCAACTTTCTCTTGACCAAGGATGTCAAGATGATTGTCATTGCTTGTAACACTGCGACTGCAGTCGTTTGGGAAGAAATCAAGGCCCAACTAGATATTCCTGTCTTAGGCGTGATTTTGCCAGGAGCTTCGGCAGCCATCAAGTCCAGTCAAGGTGGGAAAATCGGAGTCATTGGAACGCCCATGACGGTCCAATCAGACATCTATCGTCAAAAAATCCATGATCTGGATCCGGATTTACAGGTGGAGAGTTTGGCCTGTCCCAAGTTTGCTCCCTTGGTGGAGTCTGGTGCCCTGTCAACCAGTGTCACCAAGAAAGTGGTCTATGAAACCCTGCGCCCCTTGGTCGGAAAGGTAGATAGCCTGATTTTGGGTTGTACCCATTACCCACTCCTTCGCCCTATCATCCAAAATGTCATGGGACCAAAGGTTCAGCTCATCGATAGTGGGGCAGAGTGTGTACGGGATATCTCGGTTTTGCTGAACTATTTTGAAATCAATCGTAGCCGAGATGCGGGACCTCTTCAACATCGTTTTTACACAACAGCCAATAGCCAAAGTTTTGCCCAAATTGGAGCAGAATGGCTGGAAAAAGAAATTCATGTGGAGCATGTAACTTTATGA
- a CDS encoding deoxyribonucleotide triphosphate pyrophosphatase (HAM1-like protein; Rec-dependent growth; RgdB; yggV; it is suspected that this protein functions to remove misincorporated bases such as xanthine or hypoxanthine), which translates to MTNKIYEYKDDQDWYVGVWDVYGGIYSLIKDPLELDFMDLARIFRDEENGFPITITVMRWSSNFRLLSFIVEILNAEAGRNLEVIQRQGALLLVENGQLLHVELPKEGVDVEAFFETNKVRETLLIATRNEGKTKEFRAIFDKLGYDVENLNDYPDLPEVAETGMTFEENARLKAETISQLTGKMVLADDSGLKVDVLGGLPGVWSARFAGVGATDRENNAKLLHELAMVFDLKDRSAQFHTTLVVASPNKESLVVEADWPGYINFEPKGENGFGYDPLFLVGETGKSAAELTLEEKNSQSHRALAVKKLLEVFPSWQSKPSL; encoded by the coding sequence ATGACAAACAAAATTTATGAATACAAAGACGATCAGGACTGGTATGTCGGTGTCTGGGATGTCTATGGAGGCATCTATAGCCTTATCAAAGATCCTCTCGAGCTTGATTTTATGGATTTAGCGCGGATTTTTCGTGATGAAGAAAATGGCTTTCCGATTACGATAACGGTGATGCGCTGGTCTTCTAACTTCCGTCTGCTCTCCTTTATCGTTGAGATTTTAAATGCTGAAGCAGGTCGCAATCTGGAAGTCATCCAACGTCAGGGAGCCCTGCTCTTGGTTGAAAATGGACAGCTTTTGCATGTCGAATTGCCTAAAGAAGGAGTCGATGTAGAAGCCTTCTTTGAAACTAACAAGGTCAGAGAAACTCTGCTCATTGCGACTCGTAACGAAGGCAAGACCAAGGAATTCCGAGCTATCTTTGACAAGTTAGGCTATGATGTGGAAAATCTCAATGACTATCCAGATCTGCCTGAAGTAGCTGAAACAGGTATGACCTTTGAAGAAAATGCTCGACTTAAAGCAGAAACTATTTCCCAATTAACAGGAAAGATGGTTTTGGCAGATGACTCAGGTCTCAAAGTCGATGTCCTTGGCGGTTTGCCAGGAGTCTGGTCAGCGCGATTCGCTGGTGTAGGAGCAACTGACCGAGAAAACAATGCCAAACTCTTGCACGAATTGGCCATGGTCTTTGATCTCAAGGACCGTTCGGCTCAATTCCACACAACCCTAGTCGTAGCTAGTCCAAACAAGGAAAGCTTGGTGGTCGAAGCTGACTGGCCAGGTTATATCAACTTTGAACCCAAGGGGGAGAATGGTTTTGGTTATGATCCCCTCTTCCTTGTGGGAGAGACAGGTAAGTCAGCAGCCGAATTAACCCTTGAAGAAAAAAATAGCCAATCCCACCGTGCCTTAGCCGTTAAGAAACTTTTGGAGGTATTTCCATCATGGCAAAGCAAACCATCATTGTAA
- a CDS encoding metallophosphoesterase: MAKQTIIVMSDSHGDSLIVEEIRDRYLGKVDAIFHDGDSELRPDSPLWEGIHVVKGNMDFYAGYPERLVTQLGPTKIIQTHGHLFDINFNFQKLDYWAQEEDADICLYGHLHVPNAWMEGKTLFLNPGSISQPRGTIRECLYARVEIDDSYFKVDFLTRDHEVYPGLSKEFAR, from the coding sequence ATGGCAAAGCAAACCATCATTGTAATGAGTGACTCCCATGGCGATAGCTTGATTGTGGAAGAAATTCGTGACCGCTATCTGGGTAAAGTTGATGCCATTTTTCACGATGGTGACTCAGAACTCCGTCCAGACTCTCCGCTCTGGGAAGGCATCCATGTCGTCAAAGGCAACATGGACTTTTATGCTGGCTACCCAGAACGTTTGGTAACTCAACTTGGTCCGACCAAGATCATCCAGACGCATGGACACTTGTTTGACATCAATTTCAATTTTCAAAAGTTGGACTACTGGGCTCAGGAAGAAGATGCCGATATCTGTCTCTATGGTCACTTGCATGTGCCAAATGCTTGGATGGAAGGCAAAACACTCTTTTTAAATCCAGGCTCCATCAGCCAACCACGAGGGACTATCAGAGAATGTCTCTATGCTCGAGTGGAGATTGATGACAGCTATTTTAAAGTAGACTTTTTGACACGTGACCATGAGGTTTATCCAGGCTTGTCCAAGGAGTTTGCTCGATGA